The genomic DNA CTCACCTTTGGCGTCATAAACGTGATAGACCGTATTTCCTCCACCAGCGAAGGTTACTGCGCCAATCTTGATGCGCGTGTCGTGCCCTGCCTTGATGGGGACTTTAGCGAGAATTACATCTACTACTCTTACATCGTATTCACCCTGAGGCAACAATAGCGGCTCGGTTGTGGTTGGATGCACCTCTTCTTTTGTTCCAGCTTTGTAAACATGGAAAAACCTCGCTCCGCTATCTGTGCGTTCGGGGAACTTTGCAATCAGCCGTCCAGTGACTCCGCGAAGTTTTGAATTAGGCGTGATTTCCCAAGCTTCAGACGCTTCTTTCCCTCCTCCAGCTGGCTTTCGGAGGACACGTACTGTGTAATTGGAACCCGGTTTGGCGAGCGAGCGCACCGAGCCTGTGCCAGCTTTTAGATCCAACGAGACACGCGTACCAATGCGTAATTCTTCACCCAATACTAAGCCTGGACGTCCAACAGGTTCTGCAGGATGGTAAATCAGAAGGTACTCACCACTCCCATCAACCTGCACAAGCCCGAGCACGTCGTTGATAGGTTCGATATAGTCGAATTGCACAATGCTTAAGGGTTCTGCAAACATCGCCTTGAGCCGTGATGCCGGCTTCCCGACAGGTTCCGCTTCCGTACGAATGCCGACCGGTTCTGCTTCTGCCAACTTATTGAGCAGCGCAGCAAGCGCCTTGCTGTCCTTGATGATAGCGACCACGGTCGCGTTATCTGCACCACCCTGCGGAGCAAAATGAAGTGCGGCAATAACGCTGAACCAAGTAATCCAAGAATGCATCTTTCACCTCCAAATAGCTGAACGGGGTACTTGAGAAGCATTATATACAAAAATTATGGAAATAAGGCGTAAATTTGAGGTTTTAGCCAAAAATAAATAAAAATCTACGAATCTTTCACTTTGGGTTTCCGAGTCACATAAAAACTCTACTGGAATAGCGAGTCACAAGCTCTCTTATGTGTATTGCGGACTAGGATGCTTATTGAATTTGTGAATCATGGTGGGCCCAGGTAGATTCGAACTACCGACCTCGCCCTTATCAGGGGCGCGCTCTAACCAACTGAGCTATGAGCCCTCCCGATGTAATTCGAAAGTATACCGAGTGTGTCAATGCACCTTCGACAGGCGTTTTCTTACATACCTAGTTTACGCGCCTATTTGTGTTACACCTCGCTTCCTCGAAGCACGTGTTTTTATGCATTGTCGAATGTTTTATGCGTTGTTTTTGAAATAAGACTTGCTTCTTTTAGTGTTAACACAAACGGCTAAGGTATCCTTTTCAATCCTCGCAATGGGGGTATAGCTCAGCGGGAGAGCACCTGCTTTGCAAGCAGGGGGTCGCCGGTTCGAATCCGGCTACCTCCACCACTTTTTTTATTCTCGACTCTACTTTTCTCTACTTTATTTTGTTCATTTTTCCCTAAATTTGTTAAAATATGACGTTTGTCATAGCACGAGAAGAGCTTTGAGGTCGAAAGTATAAATGCATGAGTAGGGAGAAGCACCGAAACGTCTTTCGAAATTTGGCACCTTATGGGCTGATAAGGAATGGGTTGCTAAATGTATATAGTGCACGCCGGGCACCGCGCTTTTCGACTGTTTTTTTAGCCATCGGTTTAGTCGCTATGCTCGCAGCCACCCAGAAAGCCAGCAACGCCCAAGAGAAATTCCCTCTCGACCTTTTCGCTCAAGCAAAGCCTGAGGACTACATCGGCTCGAAGGCGTGTGAAGAGTGCCATTCCGATGAATATGCAAACTTCAGACTATCCGCTCATGCCCCTTATTCACAGGACCCTCATCTTTCTTTGGACAAACAAGGTTGTGAAGGATGCCATGGGCCGGGCAAGTTCCATCTCGACGAAAGCAATCCGCGCGTTATCGCCTATGGAGAGATAAAACCGAAAGAGGTAGCCGCTGCATGTCTGAGGTGCCATCAAACCACAATGCAAAGTCACCAGTGGAGCCGAACGGCACACGCTCAAGCGGATGTGTCATGCGTTTCTTGTCACCGCATTCATCCAGTAGCGGATGAAAAGAAACCTCATTCTTCTTTTCGCCCTTATCCCTACCCACAACCTGATAAGCGACTGCTCAAAGGGGATGAGGCTACGATGTGTTCATCGTGCCATCGAGCAGAAGCCTCGGAATTTCGCCTAAATACTCATCATCCTGTTCCCGAGGCTCGAATGGTTTGCACGGATTGTCATGAAATTCACCCCACCGACTCTGCTTCAAAGCGAATCAACTTAGTAAAAGACAAATGCGTGCGATGTCATGGAGATATCGCAGGACCTTTTGTTTATGAGCACGACCCCGTAGCAGGTTGGTCAGGTGAAGGCTGCGCGGAATGCCATAAGCCACATGGTTCACACAACCCGAGCCTGTTGAAAGGATTTTCCAGGGGGTTATGTGCTCAATGTCATACCGACAAACTCACGAACCATTACCCAGGAAACACATGCTGGACTGCGAATTGCCATGTAGCCATCCACGGTTCGAATTCCGACCCGAGGTTTTTAAGCCGATGAAAAACGAGCGACGCTGGAATATTTCTACACCCGCACGAAATGCGGGGGGGTTATTGATTGCGTTTGCAATTTCTTTGACGACATCTTTTTCGCAGGATTCCGAACAACAGCCACCAGAACCACAAAACGAAGCACAAGAGGTACAGGAAGAACCTGTCAAATATTTCTTGTCTGATATCGATTTCGGCTGGTGGGATTGGAATCTCAGGGGAAACGAAAGCGTTTTCAGAAGATACTCCACCCCCCCTCACGGATTCGCTATTCGAAAATGGAATGCTTTGTCTTTGAATGCCCCAGGAACGAACTATGTACGTTTTCAATTCAGCGGTGCTCCCTATCAAGACTACAACGCTCGATTGGACGCAGTGGGATTTTATGGCGGTACGCTTCTGGAAGCAAAACTATCGGATGCTAATTTCAAAGAAACCACGCCGCTGCCCATCGAAGTAAGCGATAGAAAAAACTTCGAAGGATATTTCCGTCAGAAAATCGGATTTGCAGGAAAGGTAACGATTCGTTATCAGGTAGATAACCAGAATCACTTTTCCGAACCACCCTCTCCCGATTTAATCCAGCGTCATCATTTATTCGATGCATCCCTTTTCAATCCGTTCGCCGGTGGACAAATCGGGTTAAGTTTCACGGATTGGACATATCGAGATAAAACGGAAGTTCTCCCCGGCATCGAGAATAAACAATTCGGCATCAACTACAACCGAATGTTCTCGAAAACTTTAGGCCTCGAAGGCTCGTTCTCACGTTCTGAAATTACCCATCCTGGGTGGGGCGACAATAAAGTAACGACGTTGTCATTCGGGGGCAATTGGGACATGGGACCCTCCACCGGACTTGCGTTTTCTGTTCGGCATGATGAACTCGATTTACCGGATGTTCAAAATGCTCGCGTACGTGAACGTTTCTCGGCAATTGCCAAATTCGTTCACCACTGGGAAAATTGGTCTTTGAATCTCGGTGTCAAACACATCGAAGAAGAGCGTTTGCGGGCAGACCAATCGTTCGTAGACGTACCGATATGGAACAGCGCCGAGGCGAGGCTGACGGGCAAACTCGGTGACGGTCTCAGACTGACTGCACGAGGATTCTTAACAAAACTAAAAAGTCAGCCGAAGTTCTTCACCGATGACGATAGACCGCTTTATTGGGACACCAAAGCGTTCGGACAAGTGAAACTCGATAAAGTCGGTGAAAACTATGCAGCCTTTATCATTTGGACGCATAAATTTCTGAAAAATGAAGAGCGATTCGTAGATAACGAAACGAACTCGTTCACGTTAGGTGGAAATTGGGACATCAATGAAAACGTCAGCGCATTTGTCGAATTTGTTCGAGAGTTCAGTCGTGTAAGCGGTGACGATACCATTCCGAATTCGGGAGCTTTAGACCAATTCTTTCCCGGAAGCAGGACGGTTTCGGCGGGCATCAATTGGATGGCAGAACAAGGCTTGTATCTATCCGCAACCTACAACGAATTCGTTACGGATAACGATAACCTATTGATGCTCCGCGACGGAAATGTAACAGGCAAGTTTTTGAATTTCTCGTTTCGCTATGTTGCACCGACGGGAAATGAAATTTCTGTTTCATTTTCTCCTTGGCAATACGAAGATGCAGTTATGAATCAAATGAATTATCGAGCGAGTGTATTCACAATTTCGGCACACTGGAAATTATAGAAAATGAAAACGGAGGATAAACCATGAAACACAAAATTATAAAATATTTACTTGCAGCTTTCGCTATCATCCCCGGTCTTGCAGCAACACTTTTCATACAAAACTGTGGCGGCGCCGGAGGACCGATAGGTGGTGGCGGCGGTGGCGAAGGTGGCGGATACGAACAAGAGTTTTGGGCACTGCTTTCCGACGAACAGAAAACGGCCACATATGTTGGTTCGGAAGCATGCAGCAACGATGCTTGTCATGATGCAGGCGCTCGCTCTTCCCTCACCTTAGCAGACCTTGGCCGAGGCTCGAGTAGAGGAGGGAGGCATTCTTCCCATTACCAAGACTGGTTGGTAACGAAACATGGGCAAAACAATGTCGGTTGCGAACGTTGCCACGGTCCTGGCAGCAAGCACGTCGCCTCGCCTTCGAAGACGAATATTTTGACTTTCCCAGGAGCGATTTCCTCTTACGTATGCGCTCAATGTCATGGCAAGACTTTCGAAGAATGGGAAGCCTCCGCACACAGCGAACTCGTCGAAACTCCGATAAACTCCGCCATTAGCAATCCTTCTGGGCAAAAAAATACTTGGTGCATCGTTTGTCATAGTGCGCTCGTTCGCACTTCGATAAGTGAAAAAGGCATAGATTTTTCGACTTTGCCGAATGAAGAGATCGTAGAGCTTGCAAAGACGACACTCGATAACTTTCCCTACACAGCAACATGCGTCGTCTGTCACGACCCGCATCGCGTCACTGGAAACCTCACGTGGGAAGGGAAAGAAGTTCAACTCAGGCATTTGGTCTTCAATACAGACACCTCTCAGATCGGTCCTGGCACTAAGCCCCCCCAATTCACTCAATTCAACCATATCTGTGCGGAATGCCACAACGGTCGAGGAACCGACCCCTCTGATACCGCGCTTCAACAAAACACCACGAGACCGAGCATGCACGACAGCAACCAATTCAATATGCTGATGGGAATCGGTGGAGTGGATAACGGAAATGTCGGAGAGGTTACAGCGCATGCAACCGCACCGGGACAGTGCAGCCATTGTCATATGGGTGATTCTCGACACACGTTCACAGTGAGTTACGATACGGGTTGTGCACCGTGTCATACAGCCGCAGACGCTGCCGCTCGTGCTTCCGCACTCAAGGACGAAATGATATACAAAACGTATGCTCTAAAAACCAGATTGGAGAATTGGGCACAAGCGACATTCGGCGATTCCAATGCGTGGGAATACACTGCAAACGGTGGGTATTCCGACCAAAGCCAAATCCCGATAGAGGTTAAGCGCGCTCGCCACAATTATTACTTCATCATCAGGGATGCATCATGGGCAATCCATAATTCCGCATACGCGAGACTGTTAATCATCGTTGCCAACGAAAATATGGATGCATTAGGCCCGAAAGCATCCGCATCCAAGAAAATGCCGAGCAAAGATGCGATGCTGCGCTCAATTCTCGAAGACGTAGCGAAAGCACGACGCGCTGACGAGATAGATAGAGATTGAAAATGTGTTACTAATGAGATTTTAAAGTGAATGAACCTTTATTAGCAGCCGCCCCCCCGTCGTGGACGCTTACGATAGGCGTCTTGGGGCGCCTCTTTATTTATTCCAGTGCAGTGTTTTCTTTCGTATCCATCCTCGCTTGGGTTTTCGCAAAGAACAACAAGCGACTCGAACGGATAGGCGCATTATCCTTCAACATCGGATGCTATTCACTTTTCGGCGCGATCCTATCGTTGGCGGTTTTATTCGTTTTCGACCGCTTCGAATTCGCTTATGTGTGGGGGCATGGCGAGTCCGCAAATCCAATACCGCTTAAAATCGCTGGAGTATGGGCAGGGCAAGAGGGCAGTTTCCTTTTATGGGCTGTCACTTCAGCGATTTTCGGAGTTCTCTCCGTCAAGAATACAGGACATTACCGTCGCTGGTACACGATTGTTTATGCATTGTTTCTTTTTGCCCTTAGTGGAATCTTAGCGTTCGAAACACCTTTTGCACTGAACCTGTTGGGCGGTCAACCCGTAGTTCCGCGCGATGGTGTCGGGTTATCACCTGCACTGCAAAATTATTGGGTCGTCGTTCACCCCCCCGTCATCTTTTTGGGATTCGGGTCGTTGACCGTTTTGTTCGCATATTCCTTCGCGGCAATGGCGACACGCGACACGGTTCATTGGATAAAAGCAGTGCGCCCTTGGGCTCTTGTTTCTTTGGCATTTGTCGGTGCAGGGTTATGCCTGGGTGGACTCTGGGCATACGAAACTTTAGGATGGGGGGGCTTTTGGGCGTGGGACCCAGTGGAAAACGCGAGCTTAGTCCCATGGATCTTTACCGCTGCTTTCGTTCACGGTGTCATGGTTCAAGTCACGAGGGGTAAATGGATCATCACGAACCTATTACTTGCCGCGATGCCATTTCTTTCTTTCATGTATGGCACATTCCTCACGCGCTCCGGTGTTTTGAGCGACGCCAGCGTGCACAGTTTCGCTGAAATGGATCGCACTGCATTGAAACTGCTAGTGGGCATTCTTTCTGCTGCATTGGTTGCATTCATCGCACTTTGGATTGCTCAACTATTCAGAGCACCGACACAAACCACAAGTCGCGAATATAAGGAGAAAGGACTACATCTCGAAGGATTTTATCGGTTCGGTGTTGCTCTTCTCGCAGCGATTGCAGTGCTCACACTCGTAGGCATGAGCGTGCCCCTGTTTATGGCATTGAAGGGAGCGAAACCAGGAATCGTCGAGGGCTTCGTTTATAATCGCGTGCTCGTTTGGCTTTTCTTTCCGTTAATGCTCGGAATGGCAACTGCACCTCTCGTTTCCTGGCGACCTCTCCCACCGAAAGAATTTTTTAAAAAGATTTATAACGTCGTTTGTGTAGCCGCCGGGATGACGGGCATTACAGCGTTAGCACTTACCGCCCTTCCGATATCGAACCGACTGCCTTTGAATAGTTCATTGACGATGCTCGGTGGATATGAAATCGGAGTCTTTCCTTTACTTATGGCGTTTCTTGCTATTCTTTATCTCGTTATCGCTGCAAATATCGTTAGGATGCTCGAACTTTTCAAAACTTCGAAGGCAGGCACAGCACCTTTTATCGTGCACATCGGAGTTGCCGTATTGATGGCAGGGCTTATCGTTTCTCAAGTATTCGAACAAAAGACACGCATTTTAATTCAAGAAGGAACACCCGCACCTGCTCTTTTCGATTATTTAATCGCATTTCGTGGACATACTTCGAACTTAACTAACCGTGATAATAAAGTTTTGTTCGACATAACGAATCATAAAGACAAATTCGTCGCGAGTCCAGGACTTTATTATTATAACGACGGTAGTGACGAGCCGAAACTCATGGTCTGGCCTTATATCGAGCGTCGTGCCCTATACGACTTTTACGTTTCTGTAAATGCGCGAGAGGCACGCGCATCGCAAGTCATCCCACTAAAGCCTGGAAATTCAATTGCTTTTCAAGGCTTTCGCCTCGAATACCGCGGGTTGGACGGACCTAAAGAAAACAAAAATTCCGATGAAATCACTGTTTCCGCAATTATTGAAGCGACTTCTCACGTAGGCTCACAAATCCTAAAACCTGCAATCCATTATTCGCCGACGAAAACAGAATCCAACTTGGTGAATTTGGGCAAATCTTACCAAGTCGAGTTGAAAGACATTGACTGGACCGATAAAACCGCATTCGTACAGATTTATTTCAAAAAACCGCTTTACTCTGTCGAGATCTTTTACAAGCCCATGACACTCCTCGTTTGGTTAGGGACAGCGATTGTCACTTTCGGCTGCCTCCTCACTGCTTGGTATAGAAGAAATGTGAGCACTTTACAAAATGTTTAGTGAAAATTGGCTGCCGCGGCTGGATTCGAACCAGCGACCCGCTGATTAACAGTCAGCTGCTCTACCACTGAGCTACGCGGCAAATCTCTTCGAAGTGCTCCTACAAAACTACCCTCGGCAAAATCCGAAACGACCTCGACATTTCGGAGAAAAGCCTTCTCACAATTATAAACGCCTTTAAGCCCTCTTTTCATCACATTCCCAAGAAAAGCAACGGAAGGGTTTTGTCGAGTCAGGGTCAGTGCTCGTTGGTCTTACAAAACCGCCGTTCCTATTTCATAGGCAAAAAATAAATCCTTACAAAAAGAAGTAAGGGCTTATAAACTAAACACAGATGCTACCGAATACGAAAATCACCCCTCAAAGTGTTGCTCTGTGTTATTGCTTAGGGTAAGATAGCGAATCCATCCTCTCTGTCCCTTTTCGAAATGGGACCGGAGACCATAGGGAGGAAAAATGACGAACAATTTACGCGCGTACGAGGCTCTTTACATTGTCCCGGCTAACCTCACCGAGGAAGCGCTCCAGTCTATCCTGGAAAAGCATTCTCGCGTTATCGAGGAGCAGGGTGGTAAAGTCCAAAAGGCGGAAGTTTGGGATAAACGAAAGCTGGCTTACCCCATCAAAGGCAATACCGAGGGGAATTATTTGCTTTTGGAATTCCAGGCTCCTCCACACGTACCTTCGGAACTGAGAAGGATTTTTCGAATCAGTGACGAAGTGATACGCGCAAGAATCTTCAAAAAAGAGTGAAAGAATATGGCATCTATCAATCGTGTAGTTCTCACTGGACGTTTGACTCAAGACCCTGAACTCCAAACCACTGCAAGTGGAAAGCCCCTCGTTCGGTTCACACTCGCTGTTCAAAAACGGATAAAACCTGCGGACCCGAATCAAAAAGACGCGAACTTTATCCGTTGTATCGCCTGGAACCAAAGCGCGGAATTTTTAGCGAATTACGCTCAAAAGGGACGAATGATTGCCGTTGACGGGCGACTCGACCAACGCCGGTACGTCGGAAACGACGGCGTTAATCGAGAAGTTATCGAGGTAGTCGCAGATAATGTTGCGCTACTCGACCGCCCGCGAGATGGCACCGAAGGTGTTGCAGTGGTTGAACCTGAAGAGGCTATGGCTGGAGTTCCAAGCACCGGAGGGATAGAACCCGAAGAATACGACCCGTTTGCGGAGGAGTAAGTGCCTGAAAGGCTGAACGACCCTGGGTTCGTAGTAAAAAACGACCCCAGCGGGTTGATGGGTCTCGCTTTGGGCTTTCCGGATCAATGCCGGAAAGCCCTTTCGCTTTCCGAAAAGGTGGAGATTCCTTCGGAATACAAAGGAAAATCGCACATCGTCGTTTCTGGCATGGGTGGCTCCGCGGCTGGGGGGGATTTTTTGCGTTCGCTCATGGAAGCCGAATCGAACATTCCCTGTTTCGTCGTGCGCGATTACTCGATTCCCAACTTCGTAAATAAGGAGACGCTCTTTATCGCATGCAGTTACAGCGGTAATACCGAAGAAACCCTCTCCGCAACGAATGAAGCACTCGAACGAAACGCCTCGATACTTGCCATAACGACGGGTGGAGAATTACGGAGGCTCGCGAACGAAAAAGGTTTTCCCGTGATTTTGCTTCCTTCGGGTCTGCCCCCCCGCATGGCTTTCGGATATCTATTCGTTCCTATGCTCTATACGATTTGTGCATTAAGTTATTTGCCGAATGCCCCTTTCGAAGAGGCTTTTTCGGTGCTCGAAAGATGTAGGGACGATTGGAATCCTGAAAAACCTCTTCCTGGAAATCTCACGAAAGGGCTTGCAGCGCGACTTTTCGGAAGACTTCCGATAATTTACGGTTTAGGATCTTGGCAAGGGGTGGTCTCTAATCGATGGAAATGCCAAATCAACGAAAACGCGAAAGTCATGGCTTTCGCGAACGCTTTTCCGGAATTGAATCACAACGAAATCGTGGGTTGGACTTTGGCATCTCGGCAAAATGTTCGCTATTGGGTTTGTGTGTTTTTGGAATCGGGCTTCGAAAGCAAAAAAATGCAAATTCGCGCGCGGGTAACTTCGGATTTGATTCGAGATAAAACGGAACTTTATACGGTTACAGCACGGGGCAATTCGCTTCTTACGCAAATGCTCACCTTGGCATACTTCGGTGATTTCACGAGTTTGTATTTAGCCGCACTTTACGAAGTGGACCCTGCACGTATAGAGGCAATAGACAAACTAAAAACCGCTCTGCGCGAAGCGCATTGAACGAAAATCAATTAGCGCACGCCATCCACATATGTGAACGGCATACCATTTGAAGAGATGTTTTATTCGATAAACGAAGCCTTCGTCCACCAAATACTCTGCGGAAAGCGATTCTTCAATTCCTTCCAATGCTCGACTAATTTTTCTGCTTTTCCGTCGCGCTTGTATGCAGTTACGCCGCACCAATACAACGCTTCCGGAACGACTGCGCTATCCGGATGATTGTTGAGCACACCTTGGAAAATTGTGTATGCATTCTCATAATCACCACGAAGCATGCTTATCATTCCAAGCCCCATCTTCAATTCCGCAATAAACTCGTTCGGAGGTAGATAACCGTATGCTCGTCTCGCTTCGCGTCTGTCGCTATCTAAAACGATCAAACACGGCGTCCAAAGTTGGGACATTTTATGAGACCATTCTTTGATATTCGGTGATTCTTCCGTAACATCCAACCTAACGGGAACGAAATTCTTTTCTAAAAAGTTGATTACTCTTTCATCGGGATACGTCACGGTACCCATTTCTTGACACCCACCTCAGTGAGGCGAAAAGAAATCAACGAACACGGGCTCACCCGAACGGCTCGATAGATCGAACGCTTCATCGAGGTTATTCAACCAAGTCAATTCTGTTACTGCCATTCCATGCCTCCTTTTTCTGATTTTTTTAAATACGTTCTTTCTGCAACGGATATTTTCCAAAGCAAAAAGTACGAACCGACTCTCTTGAAATGATTTTCGAAAAACAGGCAGGAATTACGAAGCGATTGTCCTAAAAAAGGATTGCTAAAAAAAGGTGCCCCCGGCGGGCGGGTCCGGGGGCTTGGGGGAGGAGAGAGTGTGTATAAAAGTCGTTATTTGAGCATAGAAAGCAATACTGAAACTGGTTGTGAGGCTATCAATATCATCCTCGTCTCTCCTGAAATCCAGCTTACCGCATTCATACGGCCAATTTGCAAGTATCTTACCCCCGGATAGCCTTCGATTTGTAATCCTTCTGTTAAATTCTCCTCTTTGGGAAGGATAAGCAAGTAATAATCCGAGATGTAGTCCGTAAACGTCACCCGGACGGCGCATGGTTTGCCATTACAGCGAATAACCTCGGCTAACACCGGGGTCAATCGGTGGCGGCGTAGAGACGGCAACTCGACCGGCTTTCCGAGGCGTTCTTTGACCCACGTTTCAGTCAAATTCGGATTCGATGGGCGAAAAGAAGGCAATCCGGCGGAAGAGGCGCTCATCAAGTGAGCGATTTGCGATGAGGGGTGGCTCGAGGGGCTTGTCCGGTAAAAATAAGCCCCTGCGAGAATAACGAACATTATGCAAGCGGCGAGAGCGGGGCTGAAGCGGGTTATAAAACGTTCGGATTGCAGAACTTTTTTCAATTCATGTATACGGTTTTGGCATTTTTCCCAAGCGGCATCGGTTTGTTTTGAATCTACCGCTGGGAGTTTTTCTTTGAGAAGGAGTTTAATCTGTAGAACTGCGAGGTATTCACGGCGATGTTTTTCTGATTCTGCGAGGAGTTTTTCCACGTTGCTCCGCTCTTCCCCTTCTAAAGCGTTATCTGCATATTCGTGGATTTTTAAGAAATCATCCATCGCTATTCTCCTTTGCTATCTTTTCAAATAGCCTTGCGTCTTCGCATATTCTAAAAGCAAATTTCTCAACATCGCTCTTCCACGAGCGATTCTCGAACGTACGGTTCCAATTGGCACTTCCAGTGCCTCCGCGATATCTCCGTAACTTAAACCTTCTACGTCGCACAATAAAACCGCTGTACGATATTCTTCCGGCAACTGAGCGAGAGCCTCTTCGACCTGCTCGCTCATGACTCCTTCCAAGAGTTCTTCGCTAGGCTCAGCCTCTTCGGAAGCAATCATCTCACCCGCAACCCCCTCATCTAAAGACTCGATGGTCGGGCTGCGGCGCGCTGCACGGTACTTATTGATGTATAAGTTCGTGAGAATCTTCAGTACCCAGGCTCTGAAGTTCTTCCCGTCAAAACGGTCGTAGGCTTCGTACGCGCGGACCAATGCTTCTTGAACCAAGTCTTCCGCATTGTCACGGTCACGAGTCAACCTCAAAGCAGTACTGTAGATTGCCGGAAAGACTTCTCGAACTGCCCGTTCAAACTCTTCAGGCTTCCTCGTCTTTCGGAAGAGCATTTAGGCATCCGAGTGTACCTTTCCACGAAGTCTAACAACGCACCCTCTTTACCGAGTTCCCGCCGGGCATGGATTTTCAGTCTTTTCTGAAAATAGAATTCGGTTTCCCGTAAAACCACGGGTGTATTCGCCAAAAAATCACCCGTGGAAAGGGAACATTTTTCCTCGTGGTGGTTTATAATTATATGAGCGGAGAGATGGCTGAGTGGTCGAAAGCGCCCGCCTGCTAAGTGGGTAAGCCGGGAGACCGGCTTCTCGGGTTCGAATCCCGATCTCTCCGCCAGAATTTTTGAGGCGGTATTTTAGCGTGAAGTGGAACTGTGATTATCTATCAAGTACTCAGAAAGCGAATAAAACAGGGCAAAAGCTAATTCAATATGAGAGGAACAAACTGAGATGGGGAAAAACGTCTCAAAAAATTCTAAAAAATCTGATTACATCATGAACACATAAAATAAGCAAAAACAAAAGAAATACGGTTGCGTGAATTTTGGCGAGATTTTAGAGATTTAAAAACACCAAAGCTCTCAACGAGTAAGTCGGTCAAGAGTTACTATAGGAGGAAACGATGACAATCGGTATTTTTCTTGCGACGTTCAATATGTTGAACTTTCAAATCGAAAGCGCACAAACTTTATTCGATAGAGTGAACGCGAAACTCGCCTCTGCTAAATCTATAAGCGGAGTGATGATCGAGAAAACTAACTTTGGAAAAACAAGCACGCGTTATGAATTCGCAGTCCTTAAACCAAACTACTATAAGATTAAGAGCAAGCAAAATGAAAAATACTACGATGGCATGAATGTCTATTGGTACAACAAAGTCGAGAATGAGTATTCGATATCGAATGTCATTAAGCAAACCAATAAAAGGATACCAATAAAATTGCCGGGATTCG from Fimbriimonadales bacterium includes the following:
- a CDS encoding cytochrome c3 family protein, with translation MSREKHRNVFRNLAPYGLIRNGLLNVYSARRAPRFSTVFLAIGLVAMLAATQKASNAQEKFPLDLFAQAKPEDYIGSKACEECHSDEYANFRLSAHAPYSQDPHLSLDKQGCEGCHGPGKFHLDESNPRVIAYGEIKPKEVAAACLRCHQTTMQSHQWSRTAHAQADVSCVSCHRIHPVADEKKPHSSFRPYPYPQPDKRLLKGDEATMCSSCHRAEASEFRLNTHHPVPEARMVCTDCHEIHPTDSASKRINLVKDKCVRCHGDIAGPFVYEHDPVAGWSGEGCAECHKPHGSHNPSLLKGFSRGLCAQCHTDKLTNHYPGNTCWTANCHVAIHGSNSDPRFLSR
- the ccsA gene encoding cytochrome c biogenesis protein CcsA — encoded protein: MNEPLLAAAPPSWTLTIGVLGRLFIYSSAVFSFVSILAWVFAKNNKRLERIGALSFNIGCYSLFGAILSLAVLFVFDRFEFAYVWGHGESANPIPLKIAGVWAGQEGSFLLWAVTSAIFGVLSVKNTGHYRRWYTIVYALFLFALSGILAFETPFALNLLGGQPVVPRDGVGLSPALQNYWVVVHPPVIFLGFGSLTVLFAYSFAAMATRDTVHWIKAVRPWALVSLAFVGAGLCLGGLWAYETLGWGGFWAWDPVENASLVPWIFTAAFVHGVMVQVTRGKWIITNLLLAAMPFLSFMYGTFLTRSGVLSDASVHSFAEMDRTALKLLVGILSAALVAFIALWIAQLFRAPTQTTSREYKEKGLHLEGFYRFGVALLAAIAVLTLVGMSVPLFMALKGAKPGIVEGFVYNRVLVWLFFPLMLGMATAPLVSWRPLPPKEFFKKIYNVVCVAAGMTGITALALTALPISNRLPLNSSLTMLGGYEIGVFPLLMAFLAILYLVIAANIVRMLELFKTSKAGTAPFIVHIGVAVLMAGLIVSQVFEQKTRILIQEGTPAPALFDYLIAFRGHTSNLTNRDNKVLFDITNHKDKFVASPGLYYYNDGSDEPKLMVWPYIERRALYDFYVSVNAREARASQVIPLKPGNSIAFQGFRLEYRGLDGPKENKNSDEITVSAIIEATSHVGSQILKPAIHYSPTKTESNLVNLGKSYQVELKDIDWTDKTAFVQIYFKKPLYSVEIFYKPMTLLVWLGTAIVTFGCLLTAWYRRNVSTLQNV
- the rpsF gene encoding 30S ribosomal protein S6, whose translation is MTNNLRAYEALYIVPANLTEEALQSILEKHSRVIEEQGGKVQKAEVWDKRKLAYPIKGNTEGNYLLLEFQAPPHVPSELRRIFRISDEVIRARIFKKE
- a CDS encoding single-stranded DNA-binding protein — its product is MASINRVVLTGRLTQDPELQTTASGKPLVRFTLAVQKRIKPADPNQKDANFIRCIAWNQSAEFLANYAQKGRMIAVDGRLDQRRYVGNDGVNREVIEVVADNVALLDRPRDGTEGVAVVEPEEAMAGVPSTGGIEPEEYDPFAEE
- a CDS encoding bifunctional phosphoglucose/phosphomannose isomerase — translated: MPERLNDPGFVVKNDPSGLMGLALGFPDQCRKALSLSEKVEIPSEYKGKSHIVVSGMGGSAAGGDFLRSLMEAESNIPCFVVRDYSIPNFVNKETLFIACSYSGNTEETLSATNEALERNASILAITTGGELRRLANEKGFPVILLPSGLPPRMAFGYLFVPMLYTICALSYLPNAPFEEAFSVLERCRDDWNPEKPLPGNLTKGLAARLFGRLPIIYGLGSWQGVVSNRWKCQINENAKVMAFANAFPELNHNEIVGWTLASRQNVRYWVCVFLESGFESKKMQIRARVTSDLIRDKTELYTVTARGNSLLTQMLTLAYFGDFTSLYLAALYEVDPARIEAIDKLKTALREAH
- a CDS encoding tetratricopeptide repeat protein, which produces MGTVTYPDERVINFLEKNFVPVRLDVTEESPNIKEWSHKMSQLWTPCLIVLDSDRREARRAYGYLPPNEFIAELKMGLGMISMLRGDYENAYTIFQGVLNNHPDSAVVPEALYWCGVTAYKRDGKAEKLVEHWKELKNRFPQSIWWTKASFIE
- a CDS encoding sigma-70 family RNA polymerase sigma factor is translated as MLFRKTRKPEEFERAVREVFPAIYSTALRLTRDRDNAEDLVQEALVRAYEAYDRFDGKNFRAWVLKILTNLYINKYRAARRSPTIESLDEGVAGEMIASEEAEPSEELLEGVMSEQVEEALAQLPEEYRTAVLLCDVEGLSYGDIAEALEVPIGTVRSRIARGRAMLRNLLLEYAKTQGYLKR